A window of Sinimarinibacterium sp. NLF-5-8 genomic DNA:
GGTGGCCGTGATCAACCGCGATGGCAGCGTGCGCCAGGGCAAGGTGCTGCAAGTGCTGGGCTTCATGGGGCTGGACAAGCATGAAGTGCCGATGGCCGAGGCGGGCGATATCGTTGCCGTCACCGGCATTGAAGACCTGGGTATCTCCGAGGTGCTGGCCGATCCCAAAAAACCCGAGGCCCTGCCGGTGCTGACCGTCGATGAGCCGACCATGAGCATGGTGTTCGAGGTCAACAAATCGCCGTTTGCAGGCAAGGAAGGCAAGTTCATCACCTCGCGGCAGATCGGCGACCGCTTGCAGCGCGAACTCAAGACCAACGTCGCCCTGCGCGTGGAGCCGGGTGATTCGCCCGATCAGTTCCGGGTCTCCGGTCGCGGCCTGCTGCACCTGGGCGTGTTGCTCGAAGAAATGCGTCGCGGCGGTTATGAAGTTGCAGTGGCGCGTCCGCAGGTGATCCTGAAAGAAATCGACGGCGTGATCTGCGAGCCGTATGAAACCCTGGTGGCCGACGTTGAAGAAAGCGACCAGGGCGGGGTGATTCAGGGCTTGTCCGAGCGCGGCGGCAAGATGCAGAACATGGTGCCCGATGGTCGCGGGCGCGTGCGTCTGGAATACATCATCTCCTCGCGCGGCTTGATCGGTTTTCCGTCGCAGTTCATGACCATGACCAGCGGCACCGGCATGCTGTTCCACAACTTTGACCACTTTGGGCCGCGCACCGAGGCCAGCGACATCGGCCAGCGTCACAACGGGGTGATGATCTCCAACGAGCAAGGCAAGGTGCTGGCTTATGCGCTGTTCAACCTGCAAGAGCGCGGGCGCATGACCGTCTCCCCCGGCGATGAGGTCTATGAAGGCCAGATCGTCGGCATCCACGCGCGCGACAACGATCTGGTGGTCAACGTGCTCAAAGGCAAAAAGCTCACCAATATGCGCGCGGCCGGTTCTGATGAAATGATCTTGCTGACGCCGCCGGTCAAGCACTCGCTGGAGCAGGCGCTGGAGTTCATCAACGATGACGAGCTGGTGGAACTCACCCCCAGTTCCATTCGCATCCGCAAGAAACACCTGACCGAAAACGATCGCAAACGCGCCGGCCGCGCCAGCTGAGTTTTCGCGGGGCGCGCGTCCCGCCGCATCCCAAAAACGGGGCAGCTTTGACGGGCTGCCCCGTTTTTTGTGGGCGAAAGGCTGTGTCCGCGCGGCGGCGAAGGCCATAAAACACTTGACGAGTTAATAAGAATCATTAACATCTGCACTTCATTGTTGATCGCGAGTGTAGCCATGCCTTCGTTTGTTTCTGATGTTGTTCGCGTGCAAGCGCCCGCGCCGCTGGCGGCCAAGGGCGTGGTGGATGCTGTGGACGCGCTGGAGGTGATCCGCAGCGAGACGCTGTTTGCGCGCGATTCGCGGGTGCTGATCCAGCACGGCATGGCGCTGTACTGCCTGCGCCTGACCCGCAATAACCGCCTGATCTTGACCAAGCCGTAGCGCGCGCCGGTGGCGCCGCCACCTGTTTGAGTTGTGCTTTCGGGCGCGATCCCGATGGTGTTTTCACCCTTATAGCCTTGTGCCAGCCAGCCGGCGTTGATCTGCGCCGCGCCCGCCAGCGATGTCTTTGCCCCTGGAGGCAACTGCTGTGCTGGACTGTGCTGGATTTTCCTCAAAAATCGGTATGACGTTGCTGCTGCTGGCGCTGGCGCGCGCGGCAGGGGCGGCAGAGGCCGCGCGCGCGGACGATCCGCAGGCCGTGGCGCGGCTCGATACCTTGGTTGTCACCGGCACCCGCAGTGAAAAAA
This region includes:
- the typA gene encoding translational GTPase TypA produces the protein MSVQNLRNIAIIAHVDHGKTTLVDKLLRHSQTLDKREDLGDRIMDSNDLERERGITILAKNTAIRWTDPRSNIEYRINILDTPGHADFGGEVERVLSMVDCVLLLVDSVDGPMPQTRFVTQKAFSMGLKPIVVLNKIDREGARPDWVVDQVFELFDKLGATDEQLDFPFIYASGLNGYAGDSPDIRSGDMTPLFQTIIDKVPPPDVDPEGSFQMQITSLAYSSYVGVIGTGRIKRGRLQPNQQVAVINRDGSVRQGKVLQVLGFMGLDKHEVPMAEAGDIVAVTGIEDLGISEVLADPKKPEALPVLTVDEPTMSMVFEVNKSPFAGKEGKFITSRQIGDRLQRELKTNVALRVEPGDSPDQFRVSGRGLLHLGVLLEEMRRGGYEVAVARPQVILKEIDGVICEPYETLVADVEESDQGGVIQGLSERGGKMQNMVPDGRGRVRLEYIISSRGLIGFPSQFMTMTSGTGMLFHNFDHFGPRTEASDIGQRHNGVMISNEQGKVLAYALFNLQERGRMTVSPGDEVYEGQIVGIHARDNDLVVNVLKGKKLTNMRAAGSDEMILLTPPVKHSLEQALEFINDDELVELTPSSIRIRKKHLTENDRKRAGRAS
- the hemP gene encoding hemin uptake protein HemP, whose product is MPSFVSDVVRVQAPAPLAAKGVVDAVDALEVIRSETLFARDSRVLIQHGMALYCLRLTRNNRLILTKP